The Cupriavidus necator N-1 DNA window CCCGCCGCCGAAGCGCGCCTGCCCGCGCAAGCCCCCGCGCGCCAGATCGGCTACCGCCTGCCGGATGCCGACATCAGCCAGATGGAAGCCATCCTCGACCTGCTGTGCGAGGCGCCCTTCAACGGCCGCGCCGACCTGCCGCACCTGGCCGACGAAGCCGGCCTCACCGACGACGAACTGCTGCCCGCCTGCGAAGCACTGCAGCTGGTGAAGCTGGTGGCGATCGAGCGCGGCGATATCACCGCCACCGAGGCCGGCCGCACCTACTATGCCGCCGAGCCGCAGCAGCGCAAGACGATCTTTGGCCAGCAACTGCTCGGCAACGTGGCGCTGGCCGCGCACATCCGCCGCGAGCTGGTGGCCAGCGAAACCGGCGAGATCCGCGAGGAACAGGTGCTGAACGAGCTCGAGCAGTTCCTGAAGGCGGCCGAGGCCGAACGCGTGCTGAGCGTGGCGATCGGCTGGGGGCGCTATGGCGAGATCTTTGAGTACAGCTACAACAGCGGCATGCTGACACTGCCCGAGGAGGAGCTGCCGCAGGGGCAAGGGGCTTAAGCCACAACCATGGTTTGCTCCCCCGGCCCCTCTCCCGCACGCGGGAGAGGGGAGCAACCCCACGGCCTTCAATCGCGCTGCTAAGCGCGCGCCCGCATGGCGCGGCCGATCGCACCGGTGCGCAGCGCGATCTTGGCCGCATCCTCGCGCAAAGCGCGCAGGCGGCGGTCCAGCACCGCATTGGCCGGACGGCCGGTGGAACTGGCGGTGGGACCGGCCTCATGGCTGGATTCGCCGGCGGCGGCCGCGTGCACCAGCACGTCGGTGCGGCGCTTGTCGGCCGAATCGGCCAGGCGGGCGCGGCGTTCGGCGACGGCGTCTTCGGCGGCCTCGGCAACTTCGGTGCTGACGGTGGCCGCTACCGGTTCGGCATCGGCGACAGCTTCAGCGGGGGTTTCGTCCGGCTTGTCCACGGCCGCAGGCGCTGCCGCCTTGCGTTCCACCGGCGTTTTCCCGCTGCGGATAAAGCCCGCGCCACGACCGCCGCCGCGCTCATCGGCATGCAGCCGCTCGCTGGCCACCTGCAGGCTGTGGCTGGCGGCCTCGGTGGCCTGCTCGATCGCGGCTTCCGCGGCCGGAATGTCGAGTTCGTCATAGTGCTGGCGCACCTGGATGCGCGCCGACGCCACGTGCGCCGCCACCAGGTAGTTCTGCACGATAAAGCGGTTCAGGTTGTCCACCGCGCGGTGCCGGCTCTTGGGCTCGTCCAGCATGCGCTGGAACGACGAGATCAGCGCCGACAGGTTGTCCATGAACTGCTTGCGCTGCACGCGGTACGCAAAGTCATCCTTGGTCCGGCGCAGCAGCAGGTCGCGCGTGGCGCCGATATAGCGGCGGTTGGCCTGCAGCACCCCCTCCACCAGCTTGGGGATGGCGCGGTATTCCCAGCTCGGCAGCACAAAGCTGAACAGCGAGGCGATGATGCCGCCGATCACCGTATCCACCAGCCGCTCGCCCGCCACGGTTGGACTCCCCGGCATCAGCAGGTGGATCTGGATCAGCACCTGGATGCAGGCGGCAATCGCGGTATAGCGGTACTTGATGGTCACGAACGCGGCGCTGGCCACCAATGACAGGAACAGCACGCCCAGCAGGATCAGCGGCTGGTGCACCACCTTCAGGATCGCGACCGAGACCACGCAGCCGATCAGCGTGCCGATCACGCGGTCGTTGTAGCGCTGCTTGGTCATGCTGAAGTTGGGCTTCAGGATGACGATGATGGTCAGCAGGATCCAGTAGCTGTGCGACACATAGGGCACGTGCTCGGCGATCCACAGCCCCAGCGACACCGCCATCGAGATCCGCAGCGAGAAACGGAACGCCGGCGAACTCCACTTCAGGTTGTCGCGCAGCACGCTGAACTCATACTTCTGGCGCGTCAGGAACGGCGTCATGTCCGAGCCGGGCAGCACCCTGGCCGGCTCCACCGGCGTGCGCGACGCTTCGTGCAGCTGGCCGACCAGCGTGATCGCGCCGCGCATCATGTCGAGCGTTTCAACCAGCGCCGTCATCGCCGCCGGGTTGATATGGTGGTGGCGCAACTGCGCGATCTCGGCCTCGACCGCGCGCAGGCCCGGGCGGTATTCCACCGTGGCGTACGAGGCGCGGCCGCGCGTGACCTCGTAGGCAATCTCTTCCACGTCCTTGCACATCTGCAGCACCAGCCCGCGCAGGTGGTCCAGCACCGGCGTGCCGGCAAAGGTCTGGCGCAGCAGTGGATAGTCGGTGTTGGTCGACAGGATGTACTCGTACAGGTCGAGCATGCGCATGTGCACCTGCACCAGCAGCCCGTCATGCGGGGTGCGGTTGCCGCGCAGCACCAGGTCGCGCGCGGCCTGCTGGCGCTCGGCCACCACGATCTGCTGGCGCACCAACTGGTTGAACTGGGCCTCATAGTCGTTGCCGGCGTCGTAGAAGCCGGCCTTGATCTCAAGATAGCCGGCCAGCTCATACAACGATTCGGCCAGCACCTGCTGCTTGGTGCGGCGCTCGGTGATCCAGCTCACCAGCATCGCATAGCCGAGATAAGCGACCGCGCCGATGCTGAACAGCGCCGCGTGCTCCAGCGCGCGCCGCACCAGGAAGTCTTCGTTGATGGTCAGCGTCATCACGAACAGCGCCGCGAACTGCAGCGGCAGCGTCTTGTTGCCGTACACCGTCATCATGCCGGCCAGGAACGTCACCAGCACCAGCAGGAACGGCATCACGCGCGGGAACGGCGTGGCCAGCGCCACCACCAGCGTGACCACGCTGCACAGCAGCACGCTGGCCAGCATCTCGTTGAACTTGTGGTTCAGGGGGCTGGGCAGGTCCATCAGGCTAGTGCACAGCGCCCCCATCGACACCACCATGGCGGTGGGCAGGTCGCTGAAGTGCAGCGCGATCAGCGTGGCGCCGATCACCCCGGTGGCCGAGCGCAGCCCCCGGTAGACGTAGTGCGAATACAGGAAGGTGCGGGGATCGTGCGCGTATTGCATGCAGCGGGGGCGATGGAGTGCGGTGGCGGCTGTGGCAGCGGAAGACTAGTTCACTGGCCCAGCCAGCGCGAGCGTGCCGCGTGCCGTCCGCTCTCGAGCTTCACCTTGAACTGCGCCGCCGGCTCGCGCGCCAGCGTCACCGGCAGCACCTGCAGCTCGTCGCGGCGGAAGGCGTGCAGCTCGACGCGGTCGCCGGTACGGTAGCGCGCCAGCAGCTTGTCGATCTGGCCCGGCGCCACGCGCAGCCCGTCGATCGCCACCAGCAGGTCGCCGGCGGACAGGCCCGCGGCCTGCGCCGCGCCGCCGTCGAACACCTGCGCCACGCGCACCCAGCCCTCATCGCTCTTGACCTTGATGCCCAGCGCCGCAGTGCGCGCCGGCTTCTGCGCCTCGGCCTTGACGCCGAAGGTCCTGAACAGCGCCGGCAGCGGCAGCTCGCCCGTGCCTTCGGTCAGCGAGCGCAGCAGCGGCCCCATGCGCAGACCGGTGACTTCATCGAACAGTGCATGGACCTCGGCCTCGGTCACGCCGCGCTGCACCGCGCCCGGCGCGTAGAAGCCGCGGCCGTAGCGGCGCCACAGCGCTCGCATGACATCGTCCAGCGAGCGTCGCCCGCGGGTCTTGTCGCGGATGGTCAGGTCCAGCGCCAGCGCCACCAGCGAACCCTTGGTGTAGTAGCTGACGATGGCGTTGGCGGCGTTCTCGTCCTGGCGGTAGTACTTGGTCCAGGCATCGAAGGAGCTTTCCGCCACGCTCTGCTTGGTGCGGCCGCTGCCGCGCAGCACGCCGTTCCAGGTCTTGGCCAGCATCTCGACGTATTGCTCGTCGGTAATGCAGCCGGAGCGCACCAGCACCAGGTCGTCGTAGTAGCTGGTGAAGCCCTCGAACAGCCACAGCAGCGGGGTATGGGTTTCCTCGGCCAGCCGGTACGGCACGAACGCGGCCGGCTTGATGCGCTTGACGTTCCAGGTGTGGAAATACTCGTGGCTGCACAGCCCGAGGAAGGTGCGGTAGCCCTCGCTGGTGTCGCTGTCGCCGCGCACCGGCAGGTCATTGCGCGCGCATATCAGCGCGGTGCTGGCGCGGTGTTCCAGGCCGCCGTAGCCGTCGGTGGTGACCATCGTCATGAAGACGTAGCGGCGGTTGCTGTCCAGGAACGGCGCCTGCGCGGTCTTGGGTTCGAACAGCCGGATCTGCGTTTCGCAGATGCGCTTCAGGTCGCGGCACACGCGCTCGAGGTCGAGCTGCGGCACGCGCCCGGTGAAGACCACGTCGTGCTGCGCGCCGCAGGCGCGGAAGCTGGCCAGCTGGAAGGTGCCCATCTCGACCGGATGGTCGACCAGCTCATCGTAGTCGGCCACCTGGTAGCGGCCGAAGCCGTAGCGCTTCGCGCCTGCGCGGCCCGGCGCCTCGCGCATGGCGGTGGCCACGCGCCAGCCGCGATAGGCCTCGCCGGCGGGCGCATGGATATCGACGGTGCATGGCCGCTCGGCCTGCCCGTCCACGCACAGGAACACCGAGCTGCCGTTGAAGAAGCCGTGGGTGGTGTCCAGGTGCGCCGCGCGCACCGACAGGTCCCAAGCATAGACCTCGTAGCTGAGCGTCAGCGGGCCGTCGGCCAGGCTGACCGGCGCGGCCTGCCAGCGCTGCTTGTCGAGCTTGGTCAGGCTGACCTCGCGCCCGCCCGCGTCGGCGCGGATGCGCACGATATTGCGCGCGAAGTCCCGGATCATGTAGCTGCCCGGGATCCAGGCCGGCAGCGAGAAACACTGGCCGGCGGGATCGGGCTCGCTCACGGTAACGGTGACGGCAAACAGGTGCGCTTCAGGCTGAAGCGGGGCAATGGCGTAGCGGATCGGCGTCATGGGCTGGATTGTAACGTCGGCGCCTGCGGGCGGCGCCGACGCGGTGGTGCATCAGGGCGACGGTGCCCGATCAGCCGCGATTCACATCCACCACCACGCGCCCCCGCATGCCGCCTTCCATGATCTTGCGGCCCGCCTCGATCGCATCGCCCAGGCCGATCTCGCGCGTCAGCGCATTGAGCCGGTCCGGCTCCAGGTCGCTGGCCAGGCGCTGCCAGGCCTGCTCGCGCAGCGGCATCGCCGCCATCACGCTGTCGATGCCGTGCAAGGTGATGCCGCGCAGGATGAACGGCGCCACCGACCCCGGGAAGTCCAGGCCCTGCGCCAGCCCGCACGCCGTCACCACGCCGCCGTAGCGCACCTGAGCGCAGGCATTGACCAGCGTGTGCGAGCCGACCGAGTCGACCACCGCGGCCCAGCGCTCTTTCTGCAGCGGCTTGCCGGGCACGCCCAGTTCGGCGCGGTCGATCACGTCATCGGCGCCCAGCGCCTTCAGGAAATCCGTTTCCCTGGTCTTGCCGGTCGAGGCCACCACCTTGTAGCCAAGCTTGCTCAACAGCGAGATCGCCACCGTCCCCACCCCGCCCGAGGCGCCGGTCACCAGCACCTCGCCATCGCCCGGGCGCACCGGGCCGTTGACGCCGCCGCGCTCCAGCGCCAGCACCGACAGCATCGCGGTATAGCCCGCGGTGCCGATCGCCATGGCCTGGCGCGTGGTGAAGGCGTCGGGCAGGCGCACCAGCCAGTCGCCCTTCAGGCGCGCGCGCTGCGCCAGGCAGCCCCAGTGCGTCTCGCCCACGCCATAGCCATTGAGCACCACCTTGTCGCCAGCCTTCCAGCGCGGGTGCGCGGACTCCAGCACCGT harbors:
- a CDS encoding FUSC family protein, which gives rise to MQYAHDPRTFLYSHYVYRGLRSATGVIGATLIALHFSDLPTAMVVSMGALCTSLMDLPSPLNHKFNEMLASVLLCSVVTLVVALATPFPRVMPFLLVLVTFLAGMMTVYGNKTLPLQFAALFVMTLTINEDFLVRRALEHAALFSIGAVAYLGYAMLVSWITERRTKQQVLAESLYELAGYLEIKAGFYDAGNDYEAQFNQLVRQQIVVAERQQAARDLVLRGNRTPHDGLLVQVHMRMLDLYEYILSTNTDYPLLRQTFAGTPVLDHLRGLVLQMCKDVEEIAYEVTRGRASYATVEYRPGLRAVEAEIAQLRHHHINPAAMTALVETLDMMRGAITLVGQLHEASRTPVEPARVLPGSDMTPFLTRQKYEFSVLRDNLKWSSPAFRFSLRISMAVSLGLWIAEHVPYVSHSYWILLTIIVILKPNFSMTKQRYNDRVIGTLIGCVVSVAILKVVHQPLILLGVLFLSLVASAAFVTIKYRYTAIAACIQVLIQIHLLMPGSPTVAGERLVDTVIGGIIASLFSFVLPSWEYRAIPKLVEGVLQANRRYIGATRDLLLRRTKDDFAYRVQRKQFMDNLSALISSFQRMLDEPKSRHRAVDNLNRFIVQNYLVAAHVASARIQVRQHYDELDIPAAEAAIEQATEAASHSLQVASERLHADERGGGRGAGFIRSGKTPVERKAAAPAAVDKPDETPAEAVADAEPVAATVSTEVAEAAEDAVAERRARLADSADKRRTDVLVHAAAAGESSHEAGPTASSTGRPANAVLDRRLRALREDAAKIALRTGAIGRAMRARA
- a CDS encoding M61 family metallopeptidase, translated to MTPIRYAIAPLQPEAHLFAVTVTVSEPDPAGQCFSLPAWIPGSYMIRDFARNIVRIRADAGGREVSLTKLDKQRWQAAPVSLADGPLTLSYEVYAWDLSVRAAHLDTTHGFFNGSSVFLCVDGQAERPCTVDIHAPAGEAYRGWRVATAMREAPGRAGAKRYGFGRYQVADYDELVDHPVEMGTFQLASFRACGAQHDVVFTGRVPQLDLERVCRDLKRICETQIRLFEPKTAQAPFLDSNRRYVFMTMVTTDGYGGLEHRASTALICARNDLPVRGDSDTSEGYRTFLGLCSHEYFHTWNVKRIKPAAFVPYRLAEETHTPLLWLFEGFTSYYDDLVLVRSGCITDEQYVEMLAKTWNGVLRGSGRTKQSVAESSFDAWTKYYRQDENAANAIVSYYTKGSLVALALDLTIRDKTRGRRSLDDVMRALWRRYGRGFYAPGAVQRGVTEAEVHALFDEVTGLRMGPLLRSLTEGTGELPLPALFRTFGVKAEAQKPARTAALGIKVKSDEGWVRVAQVFDGGAAQAAGLSAGDLLVAIDGLRVAPGQIDKLLARYRTGDRVELHAFRRDELQVLPVTLAREPAAQFKVKLESGRHAARSRWLGQ
- the acuI gene encoding acrylyl-CoA reductase (NADPH) is translated as MTFQALLLTQADGATQASIATLDDAQLPADGDVLVAVDYSTINFKDGLAITGRSPVVRKWPMVAGIDGAGTVLESAHPRWKAGDKVVLNGYGVGETHWGCLAQRARLKGDWLVRLPDAFTTRQAMAIGTAGYTAMLSVLALERGGVNGPVRPGDGEVLVTGASGGVGTVAISLLSKLGYKVVASTGKTRETDFLKALGADDVIDRAELGVPGKPLQKERWAAVVDSVGSHTLVNACAQVRYGGVVTACGLAQGLDFPGSVAPFILRGITLHGIDSVMAAMPLREQAWQRLASDLEPDRLNALTREIGLGDAIEAGRKIMEGGMRGRVVVDVNRG